The Camelina sativa cultivar DH55 chromosome 16, Cs, whole genome shotgun sequence sequence TTTGCCATTGTTGTACGCATGTCATGTCTTCCTGTTGCCTTTTGGTTAGATGGTTTCCTCAAAGAAACATGATGGTCTAATTTTAGTGTCTCCATATTATGGAAACAGTTATGTTTcacaatagaaataaaaattctaataaATTGCTAATAAATTGTGTAAATTGTGTGATCATGTGATTTTTTAGCTATGTGCTGAAGAAAAAATTTGGGCGTGGTGCATTTGGTGAGGTATGGTTGGCATTTCACTGGAATTGCAATCAAGGAGATAATGGTACTAGTTGGAACAATGAAGATGTGAATACATCAAAAAATGGTGTTCATTATGATACTGATGGTCCTGATAACTCCTTCATTTTGAAACGGATTATGGTACGTGttctttttgggatttttttttccaaattttccaCCGAAAATGATGTGCCTGCAATTCTCTTCACTTTTCTCTGCCTTTGGTTTCTTAAGAGTGATGGTGACAAGACGTGTATCTGTGATGTGGGCATCACTTTGGTCATTAGGGGGTGGAAAAAGTTCTCCAGTGTTCATTGCTTATTACATAAATTGCTTCAATTGAGTGGTTCTTGCATAAATTGAGTAATTAAGATCTGATATTGGTTATTCATTACGAGAGTTTGTTCTCTGTTTGTCATGTCATCTATCGACCTATATGAGGAATGCAAATCCTTTCTCAAACTTAATTTCTACATTTTCCCACTATTTTCCCTAAACAGGTAGAAAGAGGACCAATTGTCTATCTAAGTGGTCTAAGGGAGAAGCATTTTGGTGAACTGTTTCTAAATGCATACAATAAAAGTAGGAGTTCTTCTGCAGGGCAAACGTCAAGTTCTAAACCAGCGTCATCAGAACTGGGTCTCTCTGAAGAGGGTTTGAAACATATTGCTAGATACTTAGAGTATTTTGAATCTCGATATAATGACATATGGCTTGTGTTTCACCACGAGGGTGTGTCTTTATCAAAGCTGATTTACACTGTGGAAGAAGTAGAGAATGGTTCTGCTGGTGAAAAGGCTGAAGAGGCAAGTCACGGGCAGATACTTCGTCCGTCAAAGTGGTGGACCTGGTTGAAGACGACAGAATCAGGAAAAGAAGAAATGCGGAGAATAATATGGCAATTGGTATGTGCATAGGAATTTGagattgttttgattttcttcctttgtttgaCAGGTGCATCGTGGGAAACTAATTATATGTGTGCTTACTATATTACTTTTtgctttattcttctttttcagttgCTAGGTCTAAAGGCATGCCATGATCGCAATATTACTCACAGAGATATCAAACCCGGTAAGAaactttttgatgtttttgataGTTCATAAAATGTACAATCTGTGACACTTAATTATTCTCACGAAAATTAATTTACAATGTTCCTAAGAGAATATGGTGATATGCCTTGAAGACATCAAGTCAGGCAGATGCTTAAAGGGTGTACCAAATGGAGATCATAACTTCAAAACTAAAATGTACTTAGTTACAGTTtattttactagttttactcCATGTATTTCTACTTTGCTGCAGCACTTAAGCCTTTGGGTCCTCTCTTCTACAATTTCTTGTTTCCTGGTAACTGATggttgtatattttctatttaggCGCATAATCGACTTTGGCAGTGCACTCGATGAATATACGGTGAAACATTTGTATGGGTCAACAGGTCCTTCAAGGTATATCCTTttctttgtatatatttgtGAAATTTTACCTCCAGTTTGTGAGTCCTGATCATTATAGTACTTTGGATTATCTTGAATTCAGAGCAGAACAAACACATGATTATGCACCACCAGAAGCCATTCTGAACAGTAGCTGGCACCGTGGGCCAACCAGCTTGACATTAAAGTATGGCAGATACAGCTATTTTTACTTAAGCGTGGCTGCAATTGGCCCCGCAAATGTAGATGTAACAACCATTTTTCTTGCAGGTACGACATGTGGAGTGTTGGGGTTGTGATGTTAGAGATGATTTTAGGATCACCAAATGTTTTTGAGATTAGTTCTGTTACACGCGCCCTTTTGGATCAACATATCAGAGGTTGGAGTGAAAACTTTAAAGAGCTTGCATACAAGTAAGTTTGATTCAGGAGTAAATAATATTGCTTGAGATTTGACCACCACAATGCTCTTTGGACAACTATTAATCTGTTTATATTTTTCGGTAACAGGCTTCGATCCTTTATGGAGATGTGCATCCTAATCCCAGGTAGCTCTTTAAAACATGGTGGCGCCAGCTCAAAGCAGGTAAAAGACAGTTTGTTCTCTTGACTGACTATCGCTATTTGatatttatggtttattttGACACGTCTCAAAAAGTCAATTTGATCTACAATTTACGAGATTATGTTTCTGAGATATTCTTGCTAAGCACATTCAGCTTTTTGTTTGTAGTGATCCATGCATGTTTTATTGAATATATTATGTGATGTACAGGGTGGGATTTCACTTGCGTCATGGAAATGCTCTGAAGAATTTTTGGCGGAACAGATAAAGAGTAGAGACCCTCTGAAGATTGGGTGGGTTTGATGATTTCTTAACTTGATTTGTCCATTTGAAGTGTTGAAAAGGTCTTTGTTACATTGTTTGAATGTGGGAAATGCAGGTTTCCTAATGTTTGGGCTTTAAGGTTGGTGAGGGGTCTGTTACAGTGGTACCCTGTGAGATTCTCTGTCTTTCTCTATACGTTGCCGTTTGTCCTTATAGCAATGTTGTGAAATTGGGGTTGCCGTGTTGACACATTTGGATTTGATATTGTGGGAGCGCAGGAAGACAGATTAAACATAGACGAGGCTCTGCAGCACCCTTATTTTCAACCTCCTCCCGACTACTAAGTGTAAAAAATAGTAAGACATCTTCTCTTCTAATAACTAAACGCCTTGGTACATTCACCTAAAGGTGAGATGAGTCTCCTCCTTAGAAGATCGAGAGTGGTGGCTTGATAGAATGGGAAAAATGTAGGCTGTGCGTTTCTTTCGAAATTTGAAGCCAGGCGCAGCCATGGAAGGTTGTCCAGAAAGAGACGAGGAAGATTATAGAACTGTTGTAGCCTGCCTGTCTTATCCCtgtaaataaatttgaaaaaccaGAAATTTTCACTTCCTATGTTTGTAAATTGTTGTCCATATTATTTATTGAGAATGTGAAACTGAATCCTATATAGAATGGATCGTAACATTAGGCTAAGAAATAAATACGAAGATGACGTCggttttgatatatttcttcTTCAACGTGTTACAAGCACCGTGGAGCTCCGGCGGTGTTccgatgaagaaaaaaacaacaataatacgTGGACGCGCGGAATCATTATTTAAGTTGATGGCTTTTATTAGATGGGCCTGGCCCATATTTGAACTGAAGAAACATCATCGTTAACGTAGTTTGTTGAGATCTCTCTTCGTCGGAGAGGCCCACCCCCCGGGGTGTAGAATATTCTGAGAATTTAATAACACGTGTCAAGATCTGAGCCGTCCGATTATTAATTTGTACATTGCTGGACGTATCGGGAAGGTTCTCCTCGCCGCCTCTTTGTTCTACATGTTGAAGAAATCGTCGGGAATCTGAAGATTAGTAGTAGTTATCGCCGGAGTTGACATACACACacgaaacaaagagagagagagattggggaaGATGTGGAACAACAAGTATGATTTGGAGTCGGCGCAGACGCCTCTGTACCCGATGATGTTGGAGAGCCCCGAGCTCCGTTGGTCTTTCATCCGCAAGGTCTATTCCATCATCTCCATCCAGTTGCTCGTCACGATCGCCGTCGCCGCCACCGTCGTTAAGGTTCATTCGATTTCTGtcttcttcaccaccaccaacGCCGGCTTAGCGCTTTACATCCTTCTTATTTTCACTCCGTTGATTGGTACNNNNNNNNNNNNNNNNNNNNNNNNNNNNNNNNNNNNNNNNNNNNNNNNNNNNNNNNNNNNNNNNNNNNNNNNNNNNNNNNNNNNNNNNNNNNNNNNNNNNNNNNNNNNNNNNNNNNNNNNNNNNNNNNNNNNNNNNNNNNNNNNNNNNNNNNNNNNNNNNNNNNNNNNNNNNNNNNNNNNNNNNNNNNNNNNNNNNNNNNNNNNNNNNNNNNNNNNNNNNNNNNNNNNNNNNNNNNNNNNNNNNNNNNNNNNNNNNNNNNNNNNNNNNNNNNNNNNNNNNNNNNNNNNNNNNNNNNNNNNNNNNNNNNNNNNNNNNNNNNNNNNNNNNNNNNNNNNNNNNNNNNNNNNNNNNNNNNNNNNNNNNNNNNNNNNNNNNNNNNNNNNNNNNNNNNNNNNNNNNNNNNNNNNNNNNNNNNNNNNNNNNNNNNNNNNNNNNNNNNNNNNNNNNNNNNNNNNNNNNNNNNNNNNNNNNNNNNNNNNNNNNNNNNNNNNNNNNNNNNNNNNNNNNNNNNNNNNNNNNNNNNNNNNNNNNNNNNNNNNNNNNNNNNNNNNNNNNNNNNNNNNNNNNNNNNNNNNNNNNNNNNNNNNNNNNNNNNNNNNNNNNNNNNNNNNNNNNNNNNNNNNNNNNNNNNNNNNNNNNNNNNNNNNNNNNNNNNNNNNNNNNNNNNNNNNNNNNNNNNNNNNNNNNNNNNNNNNNNNNNNNNNNNNNNNNNNNNNNNNNNNNNNNNNNNNNNNNNNNNNNNNNNNNNNNNNNNNNNNNNNNNNNNNNNNNNNNNNNNNNNNNNNNNNNNNNNNNNNNNNNNNNNNNNNNNNNNNNNNNNNNNNNNNNNNNNNNNNNNNNNNNNNNNNNNNNNNNNNNNNNNNNNNNNNNNNNNNNNNNNNNNNNNNNNNNNNNNNNNNNNNNNNNNNNNNNNNNNNNNNNNNNNNNNNNNNNNNNNNNNNNNNNNNNNNNNNNNNNNNNNNNNNNNNNNNNNNNNNNNNNNNNNNNNNNNNNNNNNNNNNNNNNNNNNNNNNNNNNNNNNNNNNNNNNNNNNNNNNNNNNNNNNNNNNNNNNNNNNNNNNNNNNNNNNNNNNNNNNNNNNNNNNNNNNNNNNNNNNNNNNNNNNNNNNNNNNNNNNNNNNNNNNNNNNNNNNNNNNNNNNNNNNNNNNNNNNNNNNNNNNNNNNNNNNNNNNNNNNNNNNNNNNNNNNNNNNNNNNNNNNNNNNNNNNNNNNNNNNNNNNNNNNNNNNNNNNNNNNNNNNNNNNNNNNNNNNNNNNNNNNNNNNNNNNNNNNNNNNNNNNNNNNNNNNNNNNNNNNNNNNNNNNNNNNNNNNNNNNNNNNNNNNNNNNNNNNNNNNNNNNNNNNNNNNNNNNNNNNNNNNNNNNNNNNNNNNNNNNNNNNNNNNNNNNNNNNNNNNNNNNNNNNNNNNNNNNNNNNNNNNNNNNNNNNNNNNNNNNNNNNNNNNNNNNNNNNNNNNNNNNNNNNNNNNNNNNNNNNNNNNNNNNNNNNNNNNNNNNNNNNNNNNNNNNNNNNNNNNNNNNNNNNNNNNNNNNNNNNNNNNNNNNNNNNNNNNNNNNNNNNNNNNNNNNNNNNNNNNNNNNTGATCAAGAGGCACTCGTATGACGAGTACATCTGGGCTGCTATCTCTCTTTATTTGGATGTCATtaatctcttcctctctctcctcaCTCTCTTAAGAGCTGCTGATAGTTAAAGCACTCTACTTTCATCTGTTCTAATTCTTTTGTCTGCAGAAGGTAATATTTggcttgtaaaaaaaaaaggttgaacgGTTGTAAAATGACACATGAAgccaataataatatattgtaCTTGTTAGCCTTTTAAAAAGTCATCTCTCTTTTAATCAATGGAATAAAAGGATATTACAAAAGGGAAAGTCTTCTCTACTCCTTGATGCTTAAACCTATTCTTATCATATGAAGTTCGACTCTATGTTGTTATTAAGGTGCCATCCATTTGGACATAGAacttttctgcttcttctctgtAGCAATGGCAAGAAGCCGGGATACCCCCTGAGTCCATATATCGTATTCTCTTTGGTTTCTGCACTCAAATTCAATTACCCTCTTTGTTTCAGTCTTTAACCCGAAGTAGTGTTGATGCTTGTCTCCGTTAAAGAGATCCCTGCCAGCCCATGCAGGTATATCCTTTTTCACTTCAAGCACCATATCTGCAACACAAGTCAATATCATACAGTTATGACTTGTATTATCTTCCCAGCTTTTGTTCAAAAGCCAGCTATGGTGTAATAAAGAACttacgtttcttcttctttgtgaaGGTCCCTCCGACGTGTTTACTTTTCATTTTCAGCACAACTTGGCCGGCTTTGTTGATGTAGACAGAAACTATCTTCCAGTGGAGATCACCTGCTTACAAAACTTCAAGGTTAGCGACCTTTTCTGTTTAACTCTCTGCTGCTTACTAAGTCATTTATACGAGTGTAAGTACCTCCACGAGTTCGTTTGAGGAGCTCAGTGCCTTTAGCTAGTAGTTCCTGATTGCAGGCTCCGAAGAAGTCTTCCCCAGCCATGGGTAATTCTCCACTAAAGCTGCTATCGCTATGCTTTGTGTCAACCTGGCCACACAATGCTGAACTTGTTCCTTTCTCGGCTGGTATCACAGCTGCTATGTTCCACACTTCTTTTAGTGCTCGTGCCTTGAGTGTAGCAGCTCCTCGCAGAGCTGCAGAAAGTTGGCGAATTCACATATGGAATCTAGACAGAAGGAAATTTGACTACGTTTTAATGCAATACCTGTTGCAGCAGCTGCAGTAAGCGTGACAATATCGTCATGGGACTTAACATTCACTGCAGAGCTCACAACGGATGCCAAATGATCCCTTTCTGCGCCCATGATTTCTGCGGCCTCCACACACTGAGCAGCCACCAGAGCAGCGGCAGAAGCCATGGCCATATCAATTCTGGCCATCTGCTCGTTTTTACCAGGTGAGGAAGCTGCTGTCGCTGCAGCTACAGCTGCCACAGCAGATGCAACCGCTGCAACTGAAACAGCTGCATGGACCTGTGCATTCTGAGCTctactctcttctttcttcttttccttacGGTCTTTGAGCCACCTACCAACAGTCTTTGGGCCTGTTCCAGCCATTGGGGTACTGCTCCCGTTTCCGGTGGTACCACCACGGCTGCCTCCTGTGCCAGAGAAGAGAGGCTGTATGGTGTTGTGGGTGCGAAAATACTGCATCAGtttttttgatttagataaACGGAGTTAGTAAAAATGCTAACAAGTTGATCGCACTACATTTGACTAGAAATGCAAATGGAGTTGATAGCAGTTCCCGAGAACTTTCCTAAAACGAGCGAAACATGAAGGAGCTCTAGGCGTTACAGTCACATTCCTATTCTTGTGTCCAAATAtgtctttaaaatctttttttacgTATTCCAGTTCATCGAAGTAAACGTATTCCAGTTCATCAAAGTAAATGAATTGGAGACAgagcattaaaaaaaacttggaatTGGATATCTATCAATCTAGCGATCGCTGACAGGCTTTTAGTGCGGTCTTATAGTCCCAAGACTCAGACGGCTAATCCCTGGCACTTGCTTAAATTAAGGCAACGACCCAATTTAAGGAGACGCTCTACCAACTAAAGATTGGTCACCCACCCCAATACTATATAATAAGTATATTCCCTATAATTAAATGTACATACATGGATGGATCTCAATTAGTAGTAAATTGGAGGGAAACAACATCTATCTATTAGTAGACGAATATATAATAGTACTACTGTAGTAATTTTAACTTGTGTGGGTGAATAAGTGAGTGAgacaaactctaaaaaaaaaaatttaagtggGGGGAGTCAAAGTCAAATCTGATTTTGTCTGTACAAaaaaattactactaataaaaaaaaaaaaaaaaaaaaagNNNNNNNNNNNNNNNNNNNNNNNNNNNNNNNNNNNNNNNNNNNNNNtttttttttttttttttttttttttctgtgctTTTGATAAATGTTAACAAACTCTAAAGCATGCGACTTTGTAAGTAAAACATACTTTATTAGCGGGACTcgtaaaaagataaatctaagGATTAGAGACACTACTGGTGTATAATGGAACAAGCTAAGTACCTTGACAACGTCGTCGAAGTCGTCAGAGGGGGAGATGGGAGGACTGTCTGTCTCCGTGAAAGAACCACCGCCGTTGAGTGGTCCGCTACTGTGTGATAGTCTCCCCGATGTTAACGGTGACACCTCCttcattttcaaaaaccaaaaccaaaaacagaaacacTCCTCATATCAAGATCGCAGCGTAGGTACAAAATTAATTCTACAAGAGTGTTGTCCAAACCTTCGTAAGCCTTACCGATTGAGACATAATGCGCTCAAGAACAAGCTGTGAAGTGGCGGAGGCAGCGAAGGAGAACTGGCTACTGACACTAGTATTGTTCTCAGGCGGCGGACATTCTTCTTTTTCAGGGTTCGTCGCTTCCTCCGGTATTGGAGTGTTGATGGAGGAGGGAGCTCTGTTGGTGGCTGAAGCTGACTTGGCGGTTTGGAGAGCCCTGGAGACTTCCAAGGCAGAGACGCTCCAGGATCTAGACAAGAACTCCATTGGGCCTCGTGGGCTTTCCGGTAGATGAGTACTACCGGCGCCTGAAGAAAACATCTCCGGACGGCGAGAGCTGTTGATTGGGTTCGGTCGTCTAAGTTCTCTCtccatcctctctctctctcttaacttGACTCTTTCTTGACAAGGAAACTAGTCTAGTTATATGAATTGGTAGACAGAGGAACGTTTAGGTGTTttgccttttctttttcttcaaaagaaaaaaatataaagtgaaTTATTTCGTTGAGAGTAGGACTGGCTGGACTGACTACTCTTgacattatttatatatagtcgCTGCGTAAATAATTGGATACCACAAAAAGACGTCACTTTCCAATTATAAGAGAGGCcaattgtttaataaaattacttTAAGACATATCAACGAGTCTTGAAAAAAAAGTTCCTTGTATTTATTTggctttaaatattatattaatcaaaataatcaCATTACTAGTGTATGTGGATTAAACAACCATCTAGATCTTACGTGGAGGTGTTCAAAGATTAAAGATGATATTACATTATGGATTGTACTCGATTATAGATCAAATTGTTGGTTAAACTAATGGATTTGGCTTAAAACTtggtgagagagaagagaatatgGGGAGCAGGACAAGATCCCATAACATAATAAAGAAGTGAGACGAAACGACCGTGTTTTTTGTTCAGTCTCCTATAACTTGGTCCCTCAGCCTTTACTCACTGTTCCCTTTTCCTTTGGTTTTGAAACACAAAGCTGCGAACTTTGCGTACATTCACATATGCTTCTGTTCTGCCTTCTGCTGCTTCTGCTTCGCGTGCTTTCCCTTACGTCACcttctttcttctatttctctctctctctcttcttcacctCATTTGCAACCCTTATGTTATTCATTCATCCCAATactatcaaattatatatccaAGGTTCTCCTCTAGACATTTAAACttatgaattttcttttgtttctcttaataCATCAATCTTAAAAcgcatgtatatatgtatatatatatatattctgataTTCAAAGTATCATGTACAATACTTGTTTATATACCATAGGCACTTTGAAAGAAACTATAGCTAGGTGGGTGACCACTTAATAAAGATACATCCTTTATTCCCTTTTGCTCTGTCTAATTCTAGGGATACCCATATAATTTTtccattctttctcttttataatCCCttagaaaaatgtcattttgtCTCTCTGATTATTCCTTTGCCTGCAATCATTGTTCTTGTTTGGACGTTTTGTATTttataccaaattttttaaaaatggaatgTGTATCTGCACTTTGAATGGATGAATGATGAATCCTCTTTTCCATTTTATTGTTACTTTAAAGTACTTTTGAGCTActatcttcttttgcttttgatttccttacacacatatatatattacctacACCATATCCGTTTTCTAAGGTTTTAGAGTTAGGGTTTTGAAACCAAGGTCACTTTCGATGAAAAAGCACCTCCAAGTCAAAACAAGCATCTTTGAAGGGagaaagtttgaatctttgttttgaattcacaaaagaaaagatttgcGAGCAAAACCCTTTTTATCGATTTGATCTACACGTACACACCATTCATGAAAAAAACACGATAAATCACAaaatgtcaagaaaaaaaaaagaaaaaaaagattgattccCTAAAGGAATCTGTGAAGAGGGGATGCAGCTTTTACTTTAATTACACCACTTTATCTTAATGCGACGCTTgcaaaagcaaacaaagaaacaaagagatgtaAGAATGGAACAGCATCGGGGGAGACACAACAGGAACATAAACTGAGTCACAGAGAGAGACTAGAGAAGAGCAAACGAAAGCATGTTTGAAAGAGAGAGTTGCTTTTGACTGTGAAAACGATGTAACAGCTTTCACTGTTTTTTGGCTCCAACATCGAAGTACACAAGACGAATCCCAACTCTCACCCTTTAATCTATCTAATCTCTTTCAGAACTAACCCTCTTTGGCTCATTCTTCTTGGCTTCAACTAACTCATTACCATGAACTAATTGACCTGAAATTTGACAACCTAAAGACTTGACAACACCTATCTACCTGAGAGGAGGGGTTCATCATTTGCACATGTCTCGCTAGCTAGGACGGGCCACCTATCTATTAGATTGCAGACCACTCCCTCCGTAGTACTGCTTTGTTGTTTCTCGAGAAAACTCGGCAAATGTCATCCCATCCCTTACCCGAGACGATAGAGGTGGAACGATTTTCTGAATATCTGGATTAGGGACCTCATCCTTATCAGAGAGCTGACTCTGTAGAGAATATGACCTTAGATGTTCGATTGTATATTCTGAGACAGAGAAAGTTTGGCTCCACTTTGGCTGTAAGAAGACCACAAATGTCTCACGGCTTAAGTGCTCCAGCTTCTCTGGTTTGCACACACAGTGAAGGGTCGACCGTAGCTTCCCTTTGGACAGAATATCAGCAGACTCTCCAATTTGAACAATAAAACTGTCTTGTGGAGTCTTGACCATGTACAGCTTGTTCTTGCTGGGATGATAGATCTGCAGATAAGAGTGGCCGCCCATCAAAGTGCATTCCTGGTAGGAGGAATACCAGGACAGAAACATAGGATCCGTGAGAACAGTAAAGATGCCATAATCGTAGTGCCACTGTTGCCACAGGTCGAAGTGACTCCCATTCAAACCATCCCCGTTTCTGCTCTTGCTTGATACTCGTTTACCAGATTGGTTTATCCTCTCGGCGGTTTCTCTGAGAGCACATTTATCAGCAGCAGAGTGGTAGTGTATAAGACGTGCTTTGGCTGTGCAAGAATCCAGTAAACTATCCTCAAGGAAGCCTCCACCAATCTCCCTGTCGCATAAACGAGCAATGGACAAGCCTAATTCCCTCATACAAAAACCTAATTCCTTAAAGGCAGTACCAAGATTTGtgaactcatcatcatcattaaccTCCTGCAAGTCCAGTGTAGCGGCAGGCTCATGGAACCACAGCTTTCCCGGTGAAGATTTAGAAGTGCGTTCATAGTTGAGCTGCATTGCAAAAGACGAGACATCTCGTAGCGGATTCTTTAGAGAAACGTCGCTACCCAACCGGTGCTCCTTCAGCCAGTAGTAAGGATGAACGGACGAACAAACAGAACCATCAGTATCACTAGGTCAAAGTTCCAattcttgagagagagatagagagagcaaAGCAACAATCGTACCTTGAGAATGCGAATCCGCTTGTCCGGATCAAGAAGAGCCAGCTTCCGAGCCATAGGGAGGAGTTGACGGCGGAGAACGGCGGAGCCGAGAACGCCGGTGATACAAAGCAGGCCTGGACCG is a genomic window containing:
- the LOC104748984 gene encoding probable inactive protein kinase At3g63330 isoform X7, which gives rise to MSENLIGASQGKLDHLNGYMGDLPQVLPASAEPFSGWCLPSGTATNENRDQCINPDSFATFLGLLESVPLHGFGASNGTDEIPFPDSSYVLKKKFGRGAFGEVWLAFHWNCNQGDNGTSWNNEDVNTSKNGVHYDTDGPDNSFILKRIMVERGPIVYLSGLREKHFGELFLNAYNKSRSSSAGQTSSSKPASSELGLSEEGLKHIARYLEYFESRYNDIWLVFHHEGVSLSKLIYTVEEVENGSAGEKAEEASHGQILRPSKWWTWLKTTESGKEEMRRIIWQLLLGLKACHDRNITHRDIKPENMVICLEDIKSGRCLKGVPNGDHNFKTKMRIIDFGSALDEYTVKHLYGSTGPSRAEQTHDYAPPEAILNSSWHRGPTSLTLKYDMWSVGVVMLEMILGSPNVFEISSVTRALLDQHIRGWSENFKELAYKLRSFMEMCILIPGSSLKHGGASSKQGGISLASWKCSEEFLAEQIKSRDPLKIGFPNVWALRLVRGLLQWYPEDRLNIDEALQHPYFQPPPDY
- the LOC104748984 gene encoding probable inactive protein kinase At3g63330 isoform X5, encoding MSVSLITISILVMKLPNGINLGPLQSKQAQPLATMFNRLLVEVKNGSFCRFYMSENLIGASQGKLDHLNGYMGDLPQVLPASAEPFSGWCLPSGTATNENRDQCINPDSFATFLGLLESVPLHGFGASNGTDEIPFPDSSYVLKKKFGRGAFGEVWLAFHWNCNQGDNGTSWNNEDVNTSKNGVHYDTDGPDNSFILKRIMVERGPIVYLSGLREKHFGELFLNAYNKSRSSSAGQTSSSKPASSELGLSEEGLKHIARYLEYFESRYNDIWLVFHHEGVSLSKLIYTVEEVENGSAGEKAEEASHGQILRPSKWWTWLKTTESGKEEMRRIIWQLLLGLKACHDRNITHRDIKPENMVICLEDIKSGRCLKGVPNGDHNFKTKMRIIDFGSALDEYTVKHLYGSTGPSRAEQTHDYAPPEAILNSSWHRGPTSLTLKYDMWSVGVVMLEMILGSPNVFEISSVTRALLDQHIRGWSENFKELAYKLRSFMEMCILIPGSSLKHGGASSKQGGISLASWKCSEEFLAEQIKSRDPLKIGFPNVWALRLVRGLLQWYPEDRLNIDEALQHPYFQPPPDY
- the LOC104748985 gene encoding VAN3-binding protein-like; protein product: MERELRRPNPINSSRRPEMFSSGAGSTHLPESPRGPMEFLSRSWSVSALEVSRALQTAKSASATNRAPSSINTPIPEEATNPEKEECPPPENNTSVSSQFSFAASATSQLVLERIMSQSEVSPLTSGRLSHSSGPLNGGGSFTETDSPPISPSDDFDDVVKYFRTHNTIQPLFSGTGGSRGGTTGNGSSTPMAGTGPKTVGRWLKDRKEKKKEESRAQNAQVHAAVSVAAVASAVAAVAAATAASSPGKNEQMARIDMAMASAAALVAAQCVEAAEIMGAERDHLASVVSSAVNVKSHDDIVTLTAAAATALRGAATLKARALKEVWNIAAVIPAEKGTSSALCGQVDTKHSDSSFSGELPMAGEDFFGACNQELLAKGTELLKRTRGGDLHWKIVSVYINKAGQVVLKMKSKHVGGTFTKKKKHMVLEVKKDIPAWAGRDLFNGDKHQHYFGLKTETKRVIEFECRNQREYDIWTQGVSRLLAIATEKKQKSSMSKWMAP
- the LOC104748986 gene encoding uncharacterized protein LOC104748986: MAETEILEPSQVSFSDLLHLSSRFQSPRDRKRFQCISRTVMSALGPTGPGLLCITGVLGSAVLRRQLLPMARKLALLDPDKRIRILKEHRLGSDVSLKNPLRDVSSFAMQLNYERTSKSSPGKLWFHEPAATLDLQEVNDDDEFTNLGTAFKELGFCMRELGLSIARLCDREIGGGFLEDSLLDSCTAKARLIHYHSAADKCALRETAERINQSGKRVSSKSRNGDGLNGSHFDLWQQWHYDYGIFTVLTDPMFLSWYSSYQECTLMGGHSYLQIYHPSKNKLYMVKTPQDSFIVQIGESADILSKGKLRSTLHCVCKPEKLEHLSRETFVVFLQPKWSQTFSVSEYTIEHLRSYSLQSQLSDKDEVPNPDIQKIVPPLSSRVRDGMTFAEFSRETTKQYYGGSGLQSNR